In the Flavisolibacter tropicus genome, one interval contains:
- a CDS encoding DUF4382 domain-containing protein, with product MKMKHIVLSSVLAITLFACKKEKESTVLLRMTDAPTELDEVNIDLKQVNIKFDKDTASWVAMDTKPGIYNLLDLQNGVDTLIAQGTYPTDVVKEIRLVLGENNSITEAGQTYPLTIPSGSESGLKIKVNKKLNATIENLLIDFDALLSIKKETDGYKLRPVIKLK from the coding sequence ATGAAAATGAAACACATTGTTCTTTCCTCAGTGCTAGCTATCACTTTATTTGCTTGTAAGAAAGAAAAAGAATCCACCGTTCTATTACGCATGACAGATGCCCCTACGGAACTGGATGAAGTAAATATTGACCTCAAACAAGTAAACATCAAGTTTGACAAAGACACCGCCAGTTGGGTAGCAATGGACACTAAGCCCGGTATTTACAATCTACTCGACCTTCAAAATGGTGTAGATACATTAATTGCTCAAGGTACTTATCCTACTGATGTTGTAAAAGAAATCCGCCTGGTATTAGGAGAAAACAACAGTATTACAGAAGCTGGACAAACCTATCCACTCACTATTCCAAGCGGCTCCGAATCGGGCCTTAAGATCAAAGTCAACAAAAAGCTGAATGCGACCATTGAGAATCTGCTGATTGACTTTGATGCACTGCTGTCTATAAAAAAAGAAACGGACGGCTATAAGCTACGCCCTGTTATCAAATTGAAATAA